A stretch of the Arthrobacter sp. PAMC 25486 genome encodes the following:
- a CDS encoding sarcosine oxidase subunit beta family protein, with product MSADHLPEHPEFLWRNPDPKKSYDAVIVGGGGHGLATAYFLAKNHGMTNIAILEKGWLAGGNMARNTTIIRSNYLWDESAAIYEHSLKLWEILPEELEYDFLFSQRGVMNLAHTLGDVRESMRRVGANQLNGVDAEWLDPKQVKELCPILNINDNIRYPVMGATYQPRAGIAKHDHVAWAFARKCDELGVDIIQNCEVTGFIKDGNKVTGVKTTRGTINTEKVGLCAAGHSSVLAEMAGFRLPIQSHPLQALVSELHEPVHPTVVMSNHVHVYVSQAHKGELVMGAGVDSYNGYGQRGSFHVIEEQMAAAVELFPIFGRAHVLRTWGGIVDTTMDASPIVGATPVENMFVNCGWGTGGFKGTPAAGLTFAHTIATGTPHTLNKPFSLERFETGALIDEHGAAAVAH from the coding sequence GTGAGCGCCGACCACCTTCCGGAGCACCCAGAATTCCTGTGGCGCAACCCGGACCCCAAGAAATCATACGACGCCGTGATTGTTGGCGGTGGTGGCCACGGATTGGCGACAGCCTACTTCCTGGCCAAGAACCATGGCATGACCAACATTGCCATCCTGGAAAAGGGCTGGCTGGCCGGCGGCAACATGGCCCGCAACACCACCATCATCCGTTCCAACTACCTGTGGGATGAAAGTGCGGCCATTTACGAGCACTCCCTCAAGCTGTGGGAGATCCTGCCCGAGGAACTTGAGTACGACTTCCTGTTCAGCCAGCGCGGGGTCATGAACCTGGCCCACACGCTTGGCGACGTGCGTGAAAGCATGCGCCGGGTCGGGGCCAACCAGCTCAACGGAGTCGACGCCGAGTGGCTGGACCCCAAGCAGGTGAAGGAACTCTGCCCGATCCTGAACATCAACGACAACATCCGCTACCCCGTCATGGGCGCCACCTACCAGCCGCGTGCCGGCATCGCCAAGCACGACCACGTGGCCTGGGCGTTTGCCCGCAAGTGCGACGAGCTCGGTGTGGACATCATCCAAAACTGCGAGGTCACCGGATTCATCAAGGACGGCAACAAGGTCACGGGTGTCAAGACCACCCGCGGCACCATCAACACCGAAAAGGTGGGGCTGTGCGCGGCCGGGCACAGCTCGGTGCTGGCCGAGATGGCAGGGTTCCGCCTCCCCATCCAGTCCCACCCGCTGCAGGCTCTCGTCTCCGAACTGCATGAACCGGTGCACCCCACGGTGGTCATGTCCAACCATGTGCATGTGTACGTCTCCCAGGCCCACAAGGGCGAACTGGTCATGGGTGCCGGCGTCGACTCCTACAACGGCTACGGCCAGCGCGGCTCCTTCCACGTCATCGAGGAACAGATGGCGGCCGCCGTCGAGCTGTTCCCCATCTTTGGCAGGGCCCATGTGCTACGCACCTGGGGCGGGATTGTGGACACCACCATGGACGCTTCGCCCATTGTGGGGGCCACCCCGGTGGAGAACATGTTCGTGAACTGTGGCTGGGGTACCGGCGGTTTCAAGGGAACCCCCGCAGCCGGGCTGACGTTCGCCCACACGATCGCCACCGGAACCCCGCACACCCTGAACAAGCCGTTCTCGCTGGAGCGTTTCGAAACCGGCGCCCTCATCGACGAACACGGCGCCGCAGCCGTGGCTCACTAA
- a CDS encoding aminopeptidase P family protein, which yields MTITTPETATSVAELERLKVLHNGQKVQLTFSDAEMERRLAGLRTIMAAKDLDAVVLTSYHGIKYYSDFLFTSFGRSYAMVVTKDDTVTVTANIDAGMPWRRGYGDNIVYTDWRRDNYIFAIQESLRTRGVKVRRLGVEDDSLPLDNRNKIQAAFDGVTLVDVAQDAMRQRMIKSAEEIAVIKHGARIGDLGGEAIRNAIRPGITEYEVALIGTEAMVHEIARTFPNSEIRDTWVWFQSGINTDGAHNWATTRKLQEHDILSLNCFPMTSGYYTALERTLFLGEPDARSLELWNVNVEVHRRGLELIKPGAVCKDIAAELNEIYVDRGLLANRTFGYGHSFGVLSHYYGREAGLELREDIDTVLEPGMVVSMEPMITVLDGQPGAGGYREHDILVVGEDGAENITKFPFGPEHNIIGA from the coding sequence ATGACCATCACCACCCCCGAAACCGCCACCTCCGTCGCCGAGCTGGAGCGCTTGAAGGTCCTGCATAACGGCCAAAAGGTGCAGTTGACGTTCTCCGACGCAGAAATGGAACGCCGCCTGGCCGGCCTGCGCACGATCATGGCAGCCAAGGACCTGGACGCCGTCGTCCTGACCAGCTACCACGGCATCAAGTACTACTCCGACTTCCTGTTCACCTCCTTTGGCCGTTCCTACGCCATGGTGGTGACGAAGGACGACACCGTCACCGTCACCGCGAACATCGACGCCGGCATGCCGTGGCGCCGCGGGTACGGCGACAACATCGTCTACACGGACTGGCGCCGGGACAACTACATCTTCGCCATCCAGGAATCCCTGCGCACCCGCGGGGTCAAGGTCCGCCGCCTCGGCGTGGAGGACGACTCCCTGCCGCTGGACAACCGCAACAAGATCCAGGCAGCTTTCGACGGCGTGACCTTAGTTGACGTGGCGCAGGACGCCATGCGCCAGCGCATGATCAAGTCGGCGGAGGAAATCGCTGTCATCAAGCACGGCGCCCGCATCGGCGACCTCGGCGGCGAAGCCATCCGCAACGCGATTCGTCCCGGCATCACCGAATACGAGGTGGCCCTGATCGGCACCGAGGCGATGGTGCACGAGATTGCCCGCACCTTCCCCAACTCGGAAATCCGCGATACCTGGGTGTGGTTCCAGTCCGGCATCAACACCGACGGCGCCCACAACTGGGCCACCACGCGCAAGCTGCAGGAACACGATATTCTGTCGCTGAACTGCTTCCCCATGACCAGCGGCTACTACACGGCACTGGAACGCACCTTGTTCCTGGGCGAGCCCGATGCCCGCTCGCTGGAATTGTGGAACGTCAACGTTGAGGTCCACCGCCGCGGGCTGGAACTGATCAAACCCGGCGCCGTCTGCAAGGATATCGCCGCCGAGCTCAATGAGATCTACGTGGACCGCGGGCTGCTCGCGAACCGCACCTTCGGCTACGGACACTCCTTCGGCGTCCTTTCGCACTACTACGGCCGCGAAGCCGGGCTGGAACTGCGTGAGGACATCGACACCGTGCTGGAACCGGGCATGGTCGTCTCGATGGAGCCGATGATCACCGTTCTGGATGGCCAGCCGGGCGCGGGCGGCTACCGCGAGCACGACATCCTGGTGGTCGGTGAAGACGGTGCTGAGAACATCACGAAGTTCCCGTTCGGCCCGGAACACAACATCATCGGCGCGTAA
- the glyA gene encoding serine hydroxymethyltransferase, whose product MTFTLDDTLAGADAEVAAAITAELLRQQSTLEMIASENFAPIAVMEAQGSVLTNKYAEGLPGKRYYGGCEHVDVIEQLAIDRVKALFGAEAANVQPHSGAQANAAAMFALLDPGDTIMGLDLAHGGHLTHGMRINFSGKLYNVVPYHVRESDMTVDMAEVEALALEHQPKLIVAGWSAYTRQLDFAEFRRIADLVGAYLMVDMAHFAGLVAAGLHPNPVPHADVVTTTTHKTLGGPRGGVILSKESLARKINSAVFPGQQGGPLEHVIAAKAVSFKIAASETFKNRQERTLEGAKILADRLLAPDVAEYGISVVGGGTDVHLVLVDLRNSALDGQQGEDRLHRIGITVNRNAVPFDPRPPMVSSGLRIGTPALATRGFGPAEFTEVADIIAEAIKGELSEESAVLLRDRVTILAEKFPLYPHLSGAVLTNTAGTTPNGVAQ is encoded by the coding sequence ATGACGTTCACCCTTGACGACACCCTGGCAGGCGCCGACGCCGAAGTTGCTGCTGCCATCACGGCCGAACTTCTGCGCCAGCAATCGACGCTTGAGATGATCGCCTCCGAGAACTTTGCACCCATCGCAGTCATGGAAGCCCAGGGCTCGGTGCTGACCAACAAATATGCTGAGGGCCTCCCGGGCAAGCGGTACTACGGCGGCTGCGAACATGTTGACGTGATTGAGCAGCTGGCCATCGACAGGGTCAAGGCCCTGTTTGGCGCCGAGGCCGCCAACGTCCAGCCACACTCCGGCGCTCAGGCCAACGCCGCCGCCATGTTCGCCCTGTTGGACCCGGGCGACACCATTATGGGACTGGACCTGGCCCATGGCGGGCACCTGACCCACGGGATGCGCATCAACTTCTCCGGCAAGCTGTACAACGTGGTCCCGTACCATGTTCGCGAATCCGACATGACGGTGGACATGGCCGAAGTTGAGGCGCTGGCGCTGGAGCATCAGCCCAAGTTGATCGTGGCCGGCTGGTCAGCCTACACACGCCAACTCGACTTTGCCGAGTTCCGCCGCATCGCGGATCTGGTGGGCGCCTACCTGATGGTGGACATGGCCCACTTTGCCGGGCTCGTGGCCGCCGGCCTGCACCCGAACCCGGTGCCGCACGCCGACGTCGTCACCACCACAACGCACAAGACCCTGGGCGGACCGCGTGGGGGTGTCATCCTCAGCAAGGAATCGCTGGCACGGAAGATCAACTCCGCCGTGTTCCCGGGCCAGCAGGGCGGGCCGCTGGAACATGTGATCGCTGCGAAGGCCGTGTCCTTCAAGATCGCCGCCTCCGAGACCTTCAAGAACCGCCAGGAACGCACCCTGGAGGGCGCCAAGATCCTGGCCGATCGCCTGCTCGCCCCGGATGTTGCCGAATACGGGATCTCCGTGGTGGGCGGCGGCACCGACGTCCACCTGGTCCTGGTGGACCTGCGCAACTCCGCACTGGATGGGCAGCAGGGTGAGGACAGGCTGCACCGGATCGGCATCACCGTCAACCGCAACGCGGTCCCCTTTGACCCCCGCCCGCCCATGGTCTCCTCCGGGCTGCGCATCGGCACCCCGGCCCTGGCCACCCGCGGCTTCGGCCCGGCCGAATTCACCGAGGTTGCCGACATCATCGCCGAAGCCATCAAGGGCGAGCTCAGTGAAGAGTCCGCCGTGTTGCTTCGCGACCGCGTCACCATCCTGGCCGAAAAATTTCCGCTGTACCCGCACCTCTCCGGCGCGGTCCTTACCAATACCGCCGGAACCACCCCGAACGGAGTCGCACAGTGA
- a CDS encoding MFS transporter, which translates to MPQRPEPTSLSGQPYPENCNQVSKSTLRRVVGASFIGNFVEWFDYAVYGYLAVTISHVFFPEADKQTALLLTFGLFAISFFVRPIGGFIWGHIGDRVGRKNALSLSILIMSAATFAIALIPGYNTIGIWAPILLLIIRVVQGFSAAGEYAGASAFLVEYAPANRRGLYAAVVPASTATGLLLGSLIALLLSVSLAPDQLNSWGWRLPFLLAAPMGLIGRYIRVKLEDTPAFLALEKEDEAIKAPVMAMFREQWRPLLIAVGAVVLNAVGFYVVLSYMPTYLSEVVGLDASLSFIATTVALATYIGFIFLTGMASDRFGRKRVLITASILFVVLTVPAFMLLGTGNFVVIILVQILLGAMLTLNDGTLPSFLAELFPTKVRYSGFAVSFNLTNALFGGTALFVSTLLINVSGSNLAPGWYLMAAAVVSLVAVSLAKETSKAPLKH; encoded by the coding sequence ATGCCGCAACGTCCCGAGCCGACGAGCCTGAGTGGACAGCCCTACCCCGAGAATTGCAATCAGGTATCCAAAAGCACCTTGCGCCGCGTAGTTGGCGCCAGCTTCATCGGCAATTTTGTTGAGTGGTTCGACTACGCCGTGTACGGCTATCTGGCAGTCACCATTTCCCACGTGTTCTTCCCCGAAGCAGACAAGCAGACCGCGCTGCTGTTGACGTTCGGCCTGTTCGCCATCTCCTTCTTTGTCCGTCCCATCGGCGGCTTCATCTGGGGGCACATCGGGGACAGGGTGGGGCGCAAGAACGCCCTGTCCCTCTCGATCCTGATCATGTCCGCGGCAACCTTCGCAATAGCATTGATACCCGGCTACAACACCATTGGCATTTGGGCGCCGATCCTGCTGCTGATTATCCGGGTTGTTCAGGGCTTCTCGGCAGCCGGTGAATACGCCGGCGCCTCAGCCTTCCTGGTCGAGTACGCCCCCGCGAACCGGCGAGGACTCTACGCTGCCGTGGTGCCGGCCAGCACCGCCACCGGGCTGCTCCTGGGTTCCTTGATCGCGTTGCTGCTATCAGTGTCACTGGCCCCGGACCAGCTGAACTCCTGGGGCTGGCGCCTGCCGTTCCTGCTTGCAGCCCCGATGGGCCTGATTGGCCGCTACATCCGGGTGAAGCTTGAGGACACCCCGGCATTCCTGGCCCTGGAAAAGGAAGACGAAGCCATCAAGGCGCCCGTCATGGCCATGTTCCGCGAACAATGGCGCCCACTGTTGATCGCCGTCGGTGCCGTGGTCCTGAACGCAGTGGGCTTCTATGTGGTGCTCAGCTACATGCCCACCTACCTCAGCGAGGTTGTTGGACTGGATGCCTCCCTGTCATTCATCGCCACCACCGTGGCCCTCGCCACCTATATTGGCTTCATCTTCCTGACGGGCATGGCCTCGGACAGGTTTGGCCGCAAACGGGTCCTCATTACAGCCTCGATCCTGTTCGTGGTGCTGACCGTGCCTGCGTTCATGCTCCTGGGCACAGGAAATTTCGTGGTGATCATCCTGGTCCAGATCCTGCTGGGCGCCATGTTGACCCTCAACGACGGAACGCTGCCCAGCTTCCTCGCCGAACTGTTCCCCACCAAGGTCCGGTACAGCGGATTTGCCGTGAGCTTCAATCTCACCAATGCCCTCTTTGGTGGCACCGCACTATTCGTCTCGACACTGCTGATCAACGTCAGCGGCTCCAACCTGGCCCCTGGCTGGTACTTGATGGCAGCCGCCGTCGTATCACTGGTTGCCGTGTCCCTCGCCAAGGAAACGTCCAAGGCCCCCCTGAAACACTGA
- a CDS encoding IclR family transcriptional regulator, protein MTTTANTPDGANTAPDARGTSVIVNAIAVLRCFSAEEPLLGVTEIALRVGMHKSTVSRILATLEQEDLVARDSSSRRYKLGLGLIAVAGPLLAELEERRVAYPLLCQLTERTAETSALMVWNGSEAMCVEQIASPQQVKHTTPLGALYRDAMSASVQVFLGLEPEARVRELILSGTIAFAGIDEAGLEAYLLRLADSAKRGYATNYGESSLDEVGVAAPVYDHRGNPVAAVLIPAPRFRVSPERLQTLGEACAQTARLITKRLGGA, encoded by the coding sequence ATGACGACTACAGCGAACACGCCCGACGGCGCCAACACAGCCCCTGACGCCCGCGGCACCTCGGTGATCGTGAATGCCATCGCCGTCCTACGCTGTTTTTCCGCCGAAGAGCCGTTGTTGGGAGTCACGGAGATCGCCCTGCGCGTGGGCATGCACAAAAGCACAGTGTCGCGGATCCTGGCCACCCTGGAACAAGAAGACCTCGTGGCGCGTGATTCAAGCTCTCGCCGTTACAAGCTGGGGCTGGGCCTGATCGCAGTGGCCGGACCCCTGCTGGCCGAATTGGAGGAGCGGCGGGTGGCCTACCCCTTGCTGTGCCAGCTGACGGAGCGGACGGCCGAGACCAGTGCCCTGATGGTGTGGAACGGCAGCGAAGCCATGTGTGTGGAACAAATTGCCAGCCCCCAGCAGGTCAAGCACACCACACCCCTCGGTGCCCTGTACCGCGACGCCATGAGTGCCTCTGTGCAGGTTTTTCTGGGCCTGGAACCGGAAGCGCGGGTGCGTGAGCTCATCCTCAGTGGCACCATCGCCTTTGCCGGTATCGACGAGGCAGGGCTTGAAGCGTACCTGCTGCGGCTCGCCGACTCTGCCAAGCGCGGCTATGCCACGAACTACGGAGAATCATCGCTGGATGAGGTGGGTGTGGCCGCACCCGTGTACGACCACCGCGGCAACCCGGTGGCTGCCGTACTGATCCCGGCACCACGGTTCCGGGTGTCCCCGGAACGCTTGCAGACCCTGGGTGAGGCGTGTGCGCAAACGGCACGATTGATCACCAAGCGGCTGGGTGGCGCCTGA